A window from Cottoperca gobio unplaced genomic scaffold, fCotGob3.1 fCotGob3_184arrow_ctg1, whole genome shotgun sequence encodes these proteins:
- the ovch1 gene encoding ovochymase-1 isoform X1, with protein sequence MLPVCLLAACLLAVYSADLVQNSSAPAGLNVTVNETLQEHETFSGFFGFRAEAKILLTSDLSGVRSFLPEQELETRIIGGQEAWARSWPWQVSLRFASMPACGGAVISQMWVVSAAHCFKRYNKASFWTVLAGKHDLDNLHEPGQQLMGVSIIISHNGYNTRTKESDVALLKLQQPLVFNQFVRPIDVWMTPLPLLRRCTVTGWGSTRENGARVSRLQEVNVTILPQDVCNRYYLGRVRPSMLCAGKSGGGADACQGDSGGPLSCFTGSRYELAGLVSWGVGCGRAKRPGVYTILQQHTQWMSDIMTDQSILYADELTAEDLCGRKQSSSCEKIPGLAAFSLSQDGEVSVGNVSESCPFSWPWQVSLQANGRHYCSGVLIHRRWVLTAQHCNVRAKEDVVVLGVHDLRFSSQTIPVDEVINLPHDGSFPPKSDLSLLRLSVPARFSSVSPVCVPDEDEDLDGSWSCVTTGWGALKASVDINPNRLHHVGLTLVNPTTCIAKWGGGLITDSHICSHPAGSTSCMGDPGAPLLCRKHGAYFVFGVVTWGSRRCDAEKPAIFSRVSDYHTWITEVTEDV encoded by the exons atgctgcctgtctgtctgctggcaGCGTGTCTGCTCGCTGTTTACTCAG CCGACCTCGTGCAGAACTCTTCAGCTCCTGCAG GTCTGAATGTGACTGTGAATGAAACTCTGCAGGAACACGAGACTTTCTCTGGATTCTTCGGATTCAGGg CTGAGGCTAAGATCCTTTTGACCTCAGATCTGTCGGGGGTGCGGTCCTTCCTCCCGGAGCAAGAGCTAGAGACCAGGATCATCGGGGGTCAGGAGGCCTGGGCACGCTCGTGGCCCTGGCAGGTCTCTCTGAGGTTCGCCTCCATGCCGGCCTGCGGAGGAGCCGTCATCAGCCAGATGTGGGTCGTCTCTGCCGCGCATTGCTtcaagag GTACAACAAAGCTTCATTCTGGACAGTTCTGGCTGGAAAACACGACCTGGATAACCTTCATGAGCCTGGACAGCAA CTGATGGGAGTCTCCATAATCATCAGCCACAACGGCTACAACACTCGCACCAAAGAGAGCGACGTGGCTCTGCTGAAGCTGCAACAGCCACTCGTCTTCAACCAGTTCGTCAGACCCATCGACGTCTGGATGACCCCGCTGCCTCTCCTCCGGAGGTGCACCGTCACGGGCTGGGGCTCCACCCGAGAGA ATGGAGCTCGAGTCAGCAGACTACAGGAGGTGAACGTCACCATCCTGCCCCAGGATGTCTGTAACCGGTACTACCTCGGGAGGGTGCGTCCTTCCATGCTCTGCGCTGGGAAGTCTGGAGGAGGAGCCGACGCTTGCCAG ggCGACTCCGGGGGGCCTCTGTCTTGCTTCACCGGCAGCAGGTATGAGCTGGCAGGTCTGGTGAGTTGGGGGGTCGGCTGTGGTCGAGCCAAGAGACCGGGAGTCTACACCATACTCCAACAGCACACCCAGTGGATGTCCGACATCATGA CGGATCAGAGCATCCTGTATGCAGACGAGCTCACAGCAGAGGACCTCTGTGGTCGGAAGCAGAGCTCCAGCTGTGAGAAGATTCCAGGCCTCGCTGCTTTCTCGCTGTCCCAGGACGGGGAGGTGTCTGTTGGGAACGTCTCAGAGTCCTGTCCCTTCTCCTGGCCCTGGCAGGTCAGCCTTCAGGCCAACGGCCGCCACTACTGCAGCGGGGTGCTGATCCACCGTCGCTGGGTGCTCACTGCACAACACTGCAACGTCAG AGCTAAGGAAGACGTGGTGGTTCTGGGAGTTCATGACCTCCGGTTCTCATCTCAAACCATACCGGTGGACGAGGTGATCAACCTGCCGCACGACGGCAGCTTCCCCCCGAAGTCTGACTTGTCGCTGCTCCGCCTTAGCGTGCCTGCCAGATTCA GCTCTGTGTCCCCAGTTTGTGTCCCTGATGAGGACGAGGACCTCGACGGCAGCTGGTCTTGCGTCACAACCGGCTGGGGAGCCTTGAAAGCATCAG TGGACATTAATCCCAACCGGCTGCACCACGTCGGACTGACTCTGGTTAATCCGACGACCTGCATAGCGAAGTGGGGAGGGGGGCTCATCACGGACTCCCACATCTGCTCACATCCTGCAGGCTCCACCTCCTGCATG GGTGACCCTGGAGCTCCGCTGTTGTGTCGGAAACATGGCGCCTACTTCGTGTTTGGCGTGGTCACGTGGGGCAGCCGGCGGTGTGACGCAGAGAAACCGGCCATCTTCTCCAGAGTATCTGATTATCACACATGGATCACTGAGGTCACTGAAGACGTCTGA
- the ovch1 gene encoding ovochymase-1 isoform X2 — MLPVCLLAACLLAVYSADLVQNSSAPAGLNVTVNETLQEHETFSGFFGFRDLSGVRSFLPEQELETRIIGGQEAWARSWPWQVSLRFASMPACGGAVISQMWVVSAAHCFKRYNKASFWTVLAGKHDLDNLHEPGQQLMGVSIIISHNGYNTRTKESDVALLKLQQPLVFNQFVRPIDVWMTPLPLLRRCTVTGWGSTRENGARVSRLQEVNVTILPQDVCNRYYLGRVRPSMLCAGKSGGGADACQGDSGGPLSCFTGSRYELAGLVSWGVGCGRAKRPGVYTILQQHTQWMSDIMTDQSILYADELTAEDLCGRKQSSSCEKIPGLAAFSLSQDGEVSVGNVSESCPFSWPWQVSLQANGRHYCSGVLIHRRWVLTAQHCNVRAKEDVVVLGVHDLRFSSQTIPVDEVINLPHDGSFPPKSDLSLLRLSVPARFSSVSPVCVPDEDEDLDGSWSCVTTGWGALKASVDINPNRLHHVGLTLVNPTTCIAKWGGGLITDSHICSHPAGSTSCMGDPGAPLLCRKHGAYFVFGVVTWGSRRCDAEKPAIFSRVSDYHTWITEVTEDV, encoded by the exons atgctgcctgtctgtctgctggcaGCGTGTCTGCTCGCTGTTTACTCAG CCGACCTCGTGCAGAACTCTTCAGCTCCTGCAG GTCTGAATGTGACTGTGAATGAAACTCTGCAGGAACACGAGACTTTCTCTGGATTCTTCGGATTCAGGg ATCTGTCGGGGGTGCGGTCCTTCCTCCCGGAGCAAGAGCTAGAGACCAGGATCATCGGGGGTCAGGAGGCCTGGGCACGCTCGTGGCCCTGGCAGGTCTCTCTGAGGTTCGCCTCCATGCCGGCCTGCGGAGGAGCCGTCATCAGCCAGATGTGGGTCGTCTCTGCCGCGCATTGCTtcaagag GTACAACAAAGCTTCATTCTGGACAGTTCTGGCTGGAAAACACGACCTGGATAACCTTCATGAGCCTGGACAGCAA CTGATGGGAGTCTCCATAATCATCAGCCACAACGGCTACAACACTCGCACCAAAGAGAGCGACGTGGCTCTGCTGAAGCTGCAACAGCCACTCGTCTTCAACCAGTTCGTCAGACCCATCGACGTCTGGATGACCCCGCTGCCTCTCCTCCGGAGGTGCACCGTCACGGGCTGGGGCTCCACCCGAGAGA ATGGAGCTCGAGTCAGCAGACTACAGGAGGTGAACGTCACCATCCTGCCCCAGGATGTCTGTAACCGGTACTACCTCGGGAGGGTGCGTCCTTCCATGCTCTGCGCTGGGAAGTCTGGAGGAGGAGCCGACGCTTGCCAG ggCGACTCCGGGGGGCCTCTGTCTTGCTTCACCGGCAGCAGGTATGAGCTGGCAGGTCTGGTGAGTTGGGGGGTCGGCTGTGGTCGAGCCAAGAGACCGGGAGTCTACACCATACTCCAACAGCACACCCAGTGGATGTCCGACATCATGA CGGATCAGAGCATCCTGTATGCAGACGAGCTCACAGCAGAGGACCTCTGTGGTCGGAAGCAGAGCTCCAGCTGTGAGAAGATTCCAGGCCTCGCTGCTTTCTCGCTGTCCCAGGACGGGGAGGTGTCTGTTGGGAACGTCTCAGAGTCCTGTCCCTTCTCCTGGCCCTGGCAGGTCAGCCTTCAGGCCAACGGCCGCCACTACTGCAGCGGGGTGCTGATCCACCGTCGCTGGGTGCTCACTGCACAACACTGCAACGTCAG AGCTAAGGAAGACGTGGTGGTTCTGGGAGTTCATGACCTCCGGTTCTCATCTCAAACCATACCGGTGGACGAGGTGATCAACCTGCCGCACGACGGCAGCTTCCCCCCGAAGTCTGACTTGTCGCTGCTCCGCCTTAGCGTGCCTGCCAGATTCA GCTCTGTGTCCCCAGTTTGTGTCCCTGATGAGGACGAGGACCTCGACGGCAGCTGGTCTTGCGTCACAACCGGCTGGGGAGCCTTGAAAGCATCAG TGGACATTAATCCCAACCGGCTGCACCACGTCGGACTGACTCTGGTTAATCCGACGACCTGCATAGCGAAGTGGGGAGGGGGGCTCATCACGGACTCCCACATCTGCTCACATCCTGCAGGCTCCACCTCCTGCATG GGTGACCCTGGAGCTCCGCTGTTGTGTCGGAAACATGGCGCCTACTTCGTGTTTGGCGTGGTCACGTGGGGCAGCCGGCGGTGTGACGCAGAGAAACCGGCCATCTTCTCCAGAGTATCTGATTATCACACATGGATCACTGAGGTCACTGAAGACGTCTGA